A stretch of the bacterium SCSIO 12827 genome encodes the following:
- a CDS encoding DUF2924 domain-containing protein: MLSLDDLDGMTTAELRAAWEEDLGRSPPARASAGWMRSVLAYRIQERAGPRLSNATKRELERIARALEKDRGHQPKPTRQLKPGTKLLREWNGVVHEVLVLDDGAEYRGIRFPSLTAVAREITGAHWSGPRFFGLKTRGKAHGG; the protein is encoded by the coding sequence ATGCTGAGCCTGGATGACCTGGACGGCATGACGACGGCGGAACTGCGGGCGGCCTGGGAGGAAGACCTGGGTCGCTCGCCGCCTGCCCGGGCGAGCGCCGGCTGGATGCGGTCGGTGCTCGCCTACCGCATCCAGGAACGGGCGGGCCCGCGCTTGTCAAACGCCACCAAGCGGGAGTTGGAGCGCATCGCCCGGGCCCTCGAGAAGGACCGGGGCCACCAGCCGAAGCCGACGCGCCAGTTGAAGCCGGGCACCAAGCTGCTGAGGGAATGGAACGGCGTCGTCCACGAGGTGCTGGTGCTCGACGACGGCGCCGAATATCGGGGCATCCGGTTCCCCAGCCTCACTGCCGTCGCCCGGGAGATCACGGGGGCCCACTGGTCGGGCCCCCGCTTCTTCGGCCTGAAGACGAGGGGAAAAGCCCATGGCGGGTGA
- a CDS encoding DUF3489 domain-containing protein produces MTAKTKSKTTKPQPTKPETILKLISRPAGASLGALEKATGWQPHSVRAALTGLRKAGLAVERGKDAKGVTVYRVAKAAPVADAC; encoded by the coding sequence ATGACCGCCAAGACCAAATCGAAAACTACCAAACCCCAACCGACCAAGCCCGAAACCATCCTGAAGCTCATCAGCCGACCCGCAGGCGCCAGCCTGGGCGCCCTGGAGAAGGCCACGGGATGGCAGCCGCACAGCGTCCGCGCGGCGCTCACCGGCCTGCGCAAGGCAGGCCTTGCCGTTGAGCGCGGCAAGGACGCCAAGGGCGTCACCGTCTACCGCGTCGCCAAGGCGGCGCCGGTGGCGGACGCATGCTGA
- a CDS encoding ParB N-terminal domain-containing protein produces the protein MKTISIEYAQAADLIAFQNNSRAHSDAQIAQVAASISQFGFINPIVVDHASVVVAGHARLSAAKKLGLISVPTVRVDHLSEAEVRLYRIADNKLAENATWDERALRLELEYLSEIDIDISLSGFELPEIDALLADTSLDEERPPEALPAPPENPVVQEGDIFLLGRHRIVCGDCRNSETMSRLMEGATASVVVTDPPFNVRVNGHVLTGKSSHAEFAMASGEMSPDEFTAFLIDGFAQFREHSVDGSLHYLFMDWRHAGEMLQAGDHVYDGLLNICVWAKTNAGMGSLYRSQHEFIFVFKNGKASHLNNVQLGKFGRNRSNVWAYAGMNTFGKERDEALALHPTVKPTAMIADAILDASNRGDVVLDGFLGSGTTLLAAEQTGRVAYGCEIDPRYVEVAIERFRKVSGAPVNHEESGMDFDDLKAERSVGVPRDE, from the coding sequence ATGAAAACTATTTCTATAGAGTACGCACAAGCTGCAGACTTAATCGCTTTCCAAAACAACAGCCGTGCCCATTCGGATGCGCAAATTGCTCAAGTCGCGGCGAGCATTTCGCAGTTCGGCTTCATAAACCCCATCGTTGTCGACCACGCGAGCGTCGTCGTCGCCGGGCATGCTCGGCTGAGCGCTGCGAAAAAACTTGGGTTGATATCCGTTCCGACGGTTCGGGTGGACCATTTATCGGAGGCGGAAGTTCGCCTTTATCGGATCGCCGATAACAAACTTGCGGAGAACGCGACCTGGGACGAGCGTGCCTTGCGGCTTGAACTTGAATATCTCAGTGAGATCGATATCGATATTTCCCTGTCGGGGTTCGAACTTCCAGAGATCGACGCCCTTCTCGCCGATACAAGCCTTGATGAGGAACGCCCGCCGGAGGCTCTGCCGGCACCTCCGGAAAATCCCGTCGTCCAAGAAGGCGATATCTTTCTGCTGGGGCGTCATCGGATTGTCTGCGGCGATTGCCGCAATTCGGAAACGATGTCGCGTCTGATGGAGGGGGCCACAGCCAGTGTCGTGGTGACGGACCCGCCATTTAATGTGCGCGTGAACGGCCATGTGCTCACAGGGAAAAGCAGCCATGCGGAGTTCGCCATGGCGAGTGGGGAGATGTCGCCGGACGAATTTACGGCCTTTCTTATCGACGGTTTTGCACAGTTCCGAGAGCACAGCGTCGATGGCTCTCTCCATTACTTGTTCATGGATTGGCGGCATGCGGGGGAGATGCTCCAAGCCGGCGATCACGTCTATGACGGCCTTCTCAACATATGTGTTTGGGCAAAGACGAATGCGGGGATGGGGAGTCTCTATCGCAGCCAGCATGAGTTCATTTTCGTCTTCAAGAACGGCAAAGCCTCACACCTGAACAACGTGCAGCTCGGGAAGTTCGGGCGAAACCGAAGTAACGTCTGGGCCTATGCGGGCATGAACACCTTTGGGAAAGAGCGGGACGAAGCGCTGGCGCTGCACCCCACGGTCAAACCGACGGCGATGATCGCCGACGCGATCCTGGATGCCAGCAATCGCGGGGATGTGGTTCTGGACGGCTTTCTTGGGTCCGGCACAACGCTCCTTGCCGCCGAACAAACGGGCCGCGTCGCCTACGGCTGCGAGATCGACCCCCGCTACGTTGAGGTCGCGATTGAGCGCTTTCGGAAGGTTTCAGGCGCACCCGTAAATCACGAGGAAAGCGGAATGGATTTCGACGACCTGAAAGCCGAACGATCTGTCGGGGTTCCCCGCGATGAGTAA
- the rplU gene encoding 50S ribosomal protein L21: MYAVIKTGGKQYRVTSGDVIIVEKLLGEPGETIEVGQVMMLGEEGKAPTFGTPVVEKAAVFAEVLEQQKGDKVLIFKKKRRHNYRRLKGHRQFETVLRILDVSATGTKPAAAKKAAPKKADAEPAADAKPAKKESKAAADKADAKPAAKKPAAKKAPAKKAAPKKGEE; encoded by the coding sequence ATGTACGCGGTTATCAAAACCGGCGGTAAGCAGTATCGAGTGACGTCGGGTGACGTCATTATCGTGGAAAAGCTGCTTGGCGAACCGGGTGAAACGATTGAAGTTGGCCAGGTGATGATGCTGGGCGAAGAGGGCAAGGCCCCCACGTTCGGCACCCCCGTGGTCGAGAAGGCTGCCGTGTTCGCCGAAGTGCTGGAACAGCAGAAGGGCGACAAGGTTCTGATCTTCAAAAAGAAGCGGCGCCACAACTACCGCCGCCTCAAGGGTCATCGGCAGTTCGAGACGGTGTTGCGCATCCTTGACGTGAGCGCCACCGGCACCAAGCCGGCCGCGGCCAAGAAGGCGGCGCCGAAGAAGGCTGACGCCGAACCCGCAGCCGACGCCAAGCCGGCGAAAAAGGAATCCAAGGCGGCCGCCGACAAGGCTGACGCCAAACCGGCCGCGAAAAAGCCCGCGGCCAAGAAGGCCCCCGCCAAGAAAGCCGCCCCCAAAAAGGGCGAGGAATAA
- the rpmA gene encoding 50S ribosomal protein L27, translating into MAHKKSGGSSRNGRDSEGRRLGLKKSGGQAVEPGNIIVRQRGTKYHPGENVGIGKDHTIFAMAEGRVKFATKAKGRTYISVEPSV; encoded by the coding sequence ATGGCACATAAGAAATCCGGTGGTAGTTCGCGCAACGGCCGCGACTCAGAAGGCCGCCGCCTGGGCTTGAAGAAGTCCGGCGGACAGGCTGTCGAACCCGGCAACATCATCGTGCGTCAGCGCGGCACCAAGTATCACCCCGGCGAAAACGTCGGCATCGGCAAGGATCACACGATCTTCGCCATGGCCGAAGGCCGGGTGAAGTTCGCGACCAAGGCCAAGGGCCGCACCTACATTTCGGTGGAGCCGTCGGTCTGA
- a CDS encoding helix-turn-helix transcriptional regulator produces the protein MEKSLYTKRHKALINALKEAREAAGLTQQAVADKLGKPQSFVAKYENGERRLDVIEFLAVVESLSSSEAFIIDLIKRV, from the coding sequence ATGGAAAAATCTCTCTACACAAAGAGGCACAAGGCTCTGATCAATGCCCTCAAAGAGGCGCGTGAAGCTGCGGGCCTGACCCAGCAGGCTGTTGCAGACAAACTCGGAAAACCTCAGTCGTTCGTCGCCAAATATGAAAACGGCGAGCGGAGGTTGGATGTAATCGAGTTTTTGGCGGTAGTGGAGTCTTTGTCCTCCAGCGAGGCATTTATCATCGACCTAATTAAACGCGTTTGA
- a CDS encoding ATP-binding protein, which produces MFAGGIADKLGNRYEAKWLIRQLIRVLYGERDSLRFEGITNKFDGFEFAIGIGPAVEWHQTKKTSPNGNWTIRALEREGVLDAFRDRLSTSEADTCYFVSEDPAKDARILAQKAKVANDQEEFEGGLSQDQSRAFTDLSSAWETDRTTAWQWLRRSFFQVESMSELESHIGVLAQYAFEDATGQSAFEALRDYMEQHFNVQLSTESLRQDLREIPHLRFKDWTLDPTLKEKLRQETESYLATYSPFGAGGEVIDRKEAQQVFETLMDSAAPKVALVTGVAGSGKSGVIRRLINLLAEANVLHLAFRADHHLTSQRPEDFGAAILDRHERPTITLKGIAPDQTTVLIVDQVDAVSEVSGRNGVVRNALLQLLDGLYALRTVRVVLVCRNYDFDNDPRIKSLRDSQHENRIDVPLLDWETEISPVVVAKGFKPEHFTPAQKELLRLPLNLAVYLEVAEESLSFTSRDDLFRALVQKKERMLRRDRNVPWSLMQVMEALAEWMSDRQRLEAPVNVLDPFPEARDILSSEGLIVVSRQHVNFFHESFFDYAYAQAFARSSKSLYEMLVSSEQHLFRRTQCRQILEVMRQHDTQRYLDTLSKVLLDNQVRYHVKLAIAQWLGTLSDPTPAERDIILKLDTPDAPFPNLVEKAVLGSAGWFDLNVMNGWLQGLLNDSNEQRKNSAFWSILNVSSDRPSEVARLLRDWWGGDSERARILFSWLGSFRRAQPNADLEQLCVDLIRSKPPGMFSEESEHRREMILVTWVEENSGRGAPLLKAYFETWFEIHPDDHPFRHDNIKMIDLHSIKKLCEKLPADFLEAVTDAFVHSLHVIRKRKEIGEWDSTFESLIYSGHLVGDDEFLHQYRTALRAVAEIDPDLASMFLGRLPTHLHTVNLHLHLHTILGNPPALKNHFLSLLAEDALFRAGWRSAEWKSFADAAAAMYPILSADEKSLVEAAVFKQAPEYKRALKISKKLREEGEDDGYYTRAHAIYFLNHSGYEQWCVLKTIGEEHLTQQGRREFQQLDRKFPNATLEKPWHNEAYSVGSPIKTESAERMSDDHWLKAMKKHDKERDFPRGPDGGGPHELGQVLKKCAKEDLPRFVALMERIPETAPHTYVSNILWAVIEHEDTTNELARAAVLNAHDRTDRPFGEDIARIISRNPTLAEEDEIFAILMFYAEHGDAEEHPETEEQRIERETSSIRELLEYGQSLHIRGVNGARGEATEALEYVLWNVPDRTEEIRDFIDKRVDHEPLVSVRCALMGPLKPLYNHDREDCGQLVERLVSAYSKSAFSLPPPSTCELTPLITRDGIELLPYLLYGAPAPARRLLDRLRKADSEMMQAVSAFHVLRSSFSVEEFCEEADALIEQGGQYRVMASEIAAHLISVAECQDRVCALLIRFFSDDDEDVRKRASSVFSHADPTETANADTLLSAYLESPAFDGEDFWFFSFLKKTDKPIANHLIAAAEKLMSGKVEKDSSQWAYRDFHHLHELIQAEYAASENNPDLRRRLLDVIDRSLEHGIHGTDSILNAHDRTT; this is translated from the coding sequence ATGTTTGCTGGTGGCATAGCGGATAAGCTTGGAAACAGATACGAGGCGAAATGGCTAATTCGTCAACTTATCCGTGTCTTGTATGGCGAGCGAGACTCGCTCCGCTTTGAGGGCATAACGAATAAATTTGACGGCTTTGAATTCGCCATTGGCATTGGTCCTGCAGTTGAATGGCACCAAACAAAAAAAACATCTCCCAACGGAAACTGGACTATCCGCGCATTGGAACGAGAAGGCGTGCTGGATGCCTTTCGTGACAGGCTATCCACATCAGAAGCGGATACCTGTTACTTCGTGTCAGAAGACCCCGCGAAGGACGCCCGAATCCTGGCTCAGAAAGCCAAAGTTGCCAACGATCAAGAAGAGTTCGAGGGCGGGTTATCACAAGACCAATCACGAGCTTTCACCGATCTCAGCTCCGCATGGGAAACTGATCGCACAACCGCTTGGCAATGGCTCCGGCGTTCATTCTTCCAAGTGGAATCAATGTCCGAGCTTGAGTCTCACATCGGCGTGCTGGCTCAATACGCCTTTGAAGACGCAACTGGCCAGAGCGCTTTCGAGGCCTTGCGCGACTATATGGAACAGCACTTCAATGTTCAGCTCTCGACCGAGAGCCTTCGGCAAGATTTGCGTGAAATTCCTCATCTCAGATTCAAAGACTGGACGCTCGATCCGACTCTGAAAGAGAAACTTCGGCAAGAAACTGAATCCTATCTTGCAACTTACAGCCCCTTCGGTGCCGGAGGCGAAGTCATTGATCGAAAGGAGGCGCAGCAAGTCTTCGAAACGCTTATGGACTCCGCCGCCCCCAAAGTCGCCTTGGTCACCGGCGTAGCGGGGAGCGGCAAGTCCGGAGTGATCCGGCGGCTAATCAACCTTCTGGCAGAGGCGAATGTGCTTCATTTGGCTTTCCGTGCCGATCACCATTTGACAAGTCAGAGGCCCGAGGATTTCGGAGCAGCCATTCTGGATCGACACGAACGGCCAACAATCACCCTCAAAGGCATTGCCCCCGATCAAACCACTGTCTTGATTGTCGATCAGGTTGACGCTGTAAGCGAAGTATCAGGTCGAAACGGCGTCGTGAGAAACGCACTTTTGCAGCTTCTTGACGGCCTCTACGCGCTACGAACTGTCCGAGTGGTTCTGGTTTGCCGAAATTACGACTTTGACAACGACCCTCGCATCAAAAGCCTTCGTGACAGTCAGCATGAGAACCGCATTGACGTTCCATTGCTCGACTGGGAAACGGAGATTTCTCCAGTCGTTGTGGCGAAGGGTTTCAAACCCGAACACTTCACCCCTGCGCAGAAGGAACTGCTCCGACTTCCTCTTAATCTCGCGGTATATTTGGAAGTGGCGGAAGAATCCCTGTCATTCACTTCCCGCGACGATCTATTTCGCGCTTTAGTTCAAAAGAAGGAACGAATGCTGCGGCGTGACCGCAATGTGCCATGGTCTTTGATGCAGGTGATGGAAGCGCTTGCGGAATGGATGAGTGATCGGCAGCGTTTAGAGGCTCCCGTGAACGTGCTGGATCCGTTTCCCGAAGCACGAGACATCCTTTCTTCCGAAGGGCTCATTGTCGTTAGCCGTCAGCACGTCAACTTCTTTCACGAGAGTTTCTTTGACTATGCATATGCGCAGGCGTTCGCGCGGTCGTCAAAATCGCTGTACGAGATGTTGGTTTCTTCTGAGCAGCATCTTTTCCGCCGCACACAGTGTCGTCAGATATTAGAAGTCATGCGCCAGCACGACACGCAGCGGTATCTCGACACACTGTCCAAAGTTCTGTTGGACAATCAGGTTCGCTACCATGTGAAGCTCGCTATTGCTCAATGGCTTGGGACGCTTTCCGACCCCACTCCGGCAGAACGCGACATCATCCTCAAACTCGATACCCCCGATGCGCCCTTCCCGAATTTGGTAGAAAAAGCCGTGCTCGGCTCTGCTGGGTGGTTTGATCTGAATGTTATGAACGGGTGGTTGCAGGGGCTATTGAATGATTCGAACGAGCAGCGCAAGAACTCAGCATTCTGGTCTATCCTGAACGTATCGTCAGACCGACCGTCCGAAGTCGCGCGACTGTTGCGGGACTGGTGGGGAGGAGATTCTGAACGCGCAAGAATTCTGTTCAGTTGGTTGGGAAGCTTTCGCCGTGCCCAGCCTAACGCCGATCTCGAACAGCTCTGTGTCGACCTCATACGATCCAAGCCTCCCGGCATGTTCTCTGAGGAATCTGAACACCGCAGAGAAATGATCCTGGTAACATGGGTTGAGGAGAATTCGGGGAGAGGTGCGCCGCTCCTAAAAGCGTATTTCGAAACCTGGTTTGAAATACACCCCGACGATCATCCATTCCGACACGACAATATTAAAATGATCGACCTCCATTCGATCAAAAAGCTCTGCGAAAAATTACCTGCCGATTTTCTTGAGGCGGTAACAGACGCATTTGTCCACTCCTTGCACGTAATCCGTAAGCGCAAAGAAATCGGAGAGTGGGACTCGACATTTGAGTCTCTTATCTACTCGGGGCATTTAGTCGGAGATGATGAGTTTCTGCACCAGTACAGAACAGCATTGCGAGCCGTCGCGGAGATCGATCCTGACCTTGCCTCGATGTTCCTCGGTCGGTTGCCCACCCACCTCCATACTGTAAATCTACACCTCCATTTGCATACGATCCTTGGCAATCCACCCGCATTGAAAAATCACTTCTTGAGCCTATTAGCGGAGGACGCGCTTTTTCGTGCCGGGTGGCGTAGTGCTGAATGGAAGTCGTTTGCCGATGCCGCCGCCGCCATGTACCCAATCCTATCGGCGGACGAAAAATCGCTTGTCGAAGCCGCAGTTTTCAAACAGGCACCGGAATATAAGCGCGCTCTTAAAATCTCCAAGAAGTTGCGGGAAGAGGGAGAAGACGACGGCTACTATACCCGCGCCCATGCAATCTACTTCCTTAACCATTCGGGTTATGAGCAATGGTGCGTTCTCAAGACCATTGGGGAAGAACACCTGACGCAGCAAGGGCGCCGCGAGTTCCAGCAGCTTGACCGGAAATTTCCGAACGCAACATTGGAAAAGCCCTGGCATAACGAAGCCTACTCCGTCGGGTCTCCTATCAAGACCGAGAGTGCGGAACGTATGTCGGATGACCATTGGCTCAAGGCCATGAAAAAGCACGACAAGGAACGCGATTTCCCCCGTGGCCCGGACGGAGGAGGGCCACACGAGCTTGGGCAGGTACTTAAGAAATGCGCAAAGGAGGATTTGCCTCGTTTTGTAGCGTTGATGGAGCGGATTCCAGAAACTGCTCCCCATACTTATGTGTCAAATATTCTGTGGGCGGTCATTGAGCACGAAGATACTACGAATGAACTAGCACGAGCCGCCGTTCTAAACGCTCATGACCGAACTGATCGTCCATTCGGCGAAGATATCGCCAGGATAATCTCCCGAAATCCCACTTTGGCGGAAGAAGATGAAATCTTTGCCATTCTTATGTTCTATGCCGAACATGGTGACGCGGAAGAGCACCCTGAGACCGAGGAACAGCGCATTGAGCGAGAGACTTCTTCGATCCGCGAACTGCTCGAATACGGGCAATCGTTACATATTCGCGGCGTCAACGGAGCACGCGGAGAAGCAACAGAAGCGTTGGAGTATGTACTTTGGAATGTTCCGGATCGCACTGAGGAAATCAGAGATTTCATCGATAAAAGAGTCGATCATGAACCGCTCGTTAGTGTTCGCTGCGCCCTAATGGGGCCCCTCAAACCTCTCTACAATCACGACAGAGAAGACTGCGGCCAACTCGTCGAGCGGCTTGTGTCTGCCTATTCGAAATCTGCTTTTTCTCTCCCTCCGCCGAGTACGTGCGAATTGACGCCGCTTATCACTCGGGACGGCATTGAGTTACTGCCGTACCTGCTTTATGGCGCTCCGGCACCAGCGCGGCGCCTGCTCGACCGACTTCGCAAAGCTGATAGTGAAATGATGCAGGCCGTTTCGGCCTTTCATGTCTTGCGTTCCAGTTTTTCAGTTGAAGAATTTTGCGAGGAAGCTGACGCGCTTATCGAACAGGGCGGTCAGTACCGTGTGATGGCATCTGAGATTGCAGCACACCTGATTTCTGTCGCCGAATGCCAAGACCGTGTATGCGCGTTGTTGATCCGGTTTTTCAGCGATGATGACGAAGATGTAAGAAAGCGAGCATCCTCGGTTTTCTCTCATGCCGACCCGACAGAAACCGCAAACGCAGATACCCTCTTATCTGCATATCTCGAATCACCTGCTTTTG
- a CDS encoding recombinase family protein, with protein MAGERKLNCAVYTRKSSEEGLEQEFNSLDAQREACEAYVASQKHEGWRLLKDRYDDGGISGGTMERPGLKRLLADVAAGKVQIVVVYKVDRLTRALADFAKIIEVFDAQGASFVSVTQQFNTTTSMGRLTLNVLLSFAQFEREVTGERIRDKIAASKRKGMWMGGNPPLGYDCRDRKLVMVEAEAETVRHIFRRYIALGNVRALKADLDAAGIVSKLWTSAGGRRVGGRPFARGALYHLLQNRLYLGEIVHKGQTYPGQHAAIVDQALWEEVQAKLEANRVERKRGTNARDPSLLAGILFDEHGRRLTPSHANKGGRRYRYYVTDPRDDSSMPAIRLPAKELENAVLAELRRHLGQERELSGRASDAEVDAVEFLRTGVTKVVLGKAEIEIHLPVVDQTKAPILTVEYSLRRRGGEAKLVLSPDLHRRQPTLDQALIKVVARANYWNKQLIEGHMPSVSAIAKSEGLAHTYVLRILKLSVLAPDIVRAVLSGVHPINVTAEKLTRLAHLPDSWGEQRQILERL; from the coding sequence ATGGCGGGTGAGCGAAAGCTGAACTGCGCCGTCTACACGCGCAAGTCGTCGGAGGAGGGGCTGGAGCAGGAATTTAATTCGTTGGACGCCCAGCGAGAGGCCTGCGAGGCCTACGTCGCCAGCCAGAAGCACGAGGGCTGGCGGCTGCTGAAGGACCGCTACGACGACGGCGGCATCTCTGGCGGCACCATGGAGCGACCGGGCCTGAAACGCCTTCTCGCCGACGTGGCGGCTGGCAAGGTGCAGATCGTCGTTGTCTACAAGGTGGACCGGCTGACCCGCGCGCTCGCCGACTTCGCCAAGATTATCGAGGTCTTCGATGCCCAAGGCGCCTCCTTCGTCTCCGTCACCCAGCAGTTCAACACGACCACTTCCATGGGCCGGCTCACCCTTAACGTGCTGCTCTCCTTCGCCCAGTTCGAGCGCGAGGTCACGGGCGAGCGCATCCGCGACAAGATCGCGGCCTCGAAGCGAAAGGGCATGTGGATGGGCGGCAACCCGCCCCTCGGCTACGACTGCCGGGACCGCAAGCTGGTGATGGTCGAGGCGGAGGCTGAAACGGTCCGCCACATCTTCCGGCGCTATATCGCCCTCGGCAACGTGCGGGCGCTGAAGGCCGACCTGGACGCCGCCGGGATCGTTAGCAAGCTTTGGACATCGGCCGGCGGCCGCCGCGTCGGCGGCCGACCCTTCGCCCGCGGCGCCCTCTATCACCTGCTGCAGAACCGCCTCTACCTGGGCGAGATCGTCCACAAGGGCCAGACCTACCCGGGCCAGCACGCGGCCATCGTTGACCAAGCGCTGTGGGAGGAGGTGCAGGCGAAGCTAGAAGCCAACCGGGTCGAGCGCAAACGTGGCACCAATGCCAGGGACCCCAGCCTGCTTGCCGGCATCCTGTTCGACGAACACGGACGTCGCCTGACGCCGAGCCACGCCAACAAGGGCGGGCGGCGCTATCGCTACTACGTCACCGATCCGCGAGACGACAGCAGCATGCCGGCGATTCGCCTGCCGGCCAAAGAGTTGGAGAACGCCGTGCTTGCCGAACTAAGGCGGCACTTGGGGCAGGAGCGTGAATTGTCAGGCCGTGCTTCCGATGCGGAAGTCGATGCCGTCGAGTTCCTGCGAACGGGCGTCACAAAGGTTGTCCTTGGGAAGGCTGAAATTGAAATCCATCTTCCGGTAGTTGATCAGACGAAGGCGCCTATTCTGACTGTTGAGTACAGTCTGAGACGGCGGGGGGGCGAGGCGAAGTTGGTACTGAGCCCCGATCTTCATCGGCGACAGCCGACGCTGGACCAGGCCCTGATCAAGGTCGTCGCGCGCGCAAATTATTGGAACAAACAGTTGATTGAAGGTCATATGCCTTCGGTATCCGCCATCGCTAAATCGGAAGGTCTGGCGCATACATATGTTCTTCGAATTCTGAAACTTTCCGTCCTGGCGCCGGATATCGTCAGAGCGGTTCTAAGCGGAGTGCATCCGATAAACGTCACCGCCGAGAAGCTGACTCGATTGGCGCATCTTCCAGATTCTTGGGGCGAGCAGAGGCAAATTCTTGAACGCCTCTAA
- the terL gene encoding phage terminase large subunit produces the protein MSDYSKQELLALLRLDLLAFAQKAFQTLNPSESFKPNWHHQAIVYQLERCLRGECKRLLITLPPRSLKSHLVSVCLPAFLMGHNPSVKIITASYAQGLAEDFSGKTRTLMQEDWYREVFPDTQLSSTKNSVGEFATAKMGLRLATSVHGSLTGRGADCIIVDDPHKAEEALSDAYRESAVSWFENTLLSRLNNMKDGCIIVVQQRIHEHDLAGHLLAKGGWEHLRLQAIAEEDRSVPLADGVEHVLKAGDVLHEAIYGLEALNERRDAVGSHIFSAQYQQEPVPAGGHLIQVSQFKRYPVAPSRRPGDLIVQSWDLAQGRKETNDYSVGTTWLVREATYYLLDVVREKVGYRDLRMRILWSAHNFDADYILVENASVGVSMIEDVRASGPFSVISCNPQGDKVARMTPGTAEIEGGRVILPQDALWLADFERECSAFPYGVHDDQVDSLSQFLDWARAHSRDHVSFNTLERAIRELTPPPSGNIGGKTNAAFYRSLQGPNSRNLGHIVDIPKFR, from the coding sequence ATGAGTGATTATTCAAAACAGGAACTTCTGGCTCTATTACGCCTGGACCTTTTGGCTTTCGCACAAAAGGCGTTCCAGACCCTAAATCCAAGTGAGTCCTTCAAGCCAAATTGGCACCACCAGGCCATCGTTTATCAATTGGAGCGATGCCTTCGAGGCGAGTGCAAGCGTTTGCTTATCACGCTGCCGCCCAGAAGTTTGAAGTCGCACCTAGTTTCCGTATGCCTGCCGGCTTTCCTCATGGGCCATAACCCGTCGGTGAAGATAATCACTGCGAGTTATGCGCAGGGCCTGGCAGAAGATTTTTCCGGCAAGACCCGGACCTTGATGCAGGAAGACTGGTATCGGGAGGTATTCCCGGATACGCAGCTCTCATCGACCAAAAACAGCGTAGGGGAGTTTGCGACCGCAAAGATGGGCCTCCGGCTCGCGACATCCGTTCACGGTTCGCTGACCGGGCGCGGCGCGGATTGCATCATCGTGGATGATCCGCATAAAGCGGAAGAGGCGCTGTCGGACGCCTATCGGGAGAGCGCGGTGAGCTGGTTCGAAAACACGCTGCTCTCTCGCCTCAACAATATGAAAGACGGATGCATCATCGTCGTTCAACAGCGCATCCACGAGCATGATTTGGCGGGGCACTTGCTGGCGAAAGGGGGATGGGAACACCTGCGCCTTCAGGCGATTGCGGAGGAGGACCGGAGCGTGCCGTTGGCCGATGGCGTGGAGCATGTCCTCAAAGCCGGCGACGTGCTGCATGAAGCGATTTATGGACTGGAAGCACTCAATGAGCGGCGAGACGCGGTCGGCAGTCACATCTTCTCGGCGCAGTATCAACAAGAGCCGGTCCCCGCGGGTGGACACCTGATCCAAGTATCGCAGTTCAAACGGTATCCCGTCGCCCCATCCAGGCGACCCGGCGATCTGATCGTGCAAAGCTGGGATCTCGCGCAGGGCCGCAAAGAGACGAACGACTATTCCGTCGGGACGACCTGGTTGGTGAGGGAGGCGACCTACTATCTCCTCGACGTAGTGCGGGAGAAAGTCGGATACCGCGATCTGCGAATGCGCATCCTATGGTCCGCGCATAATTTCGATGCCGATTACATTCTCGTTGAAAACGCCAGTGTCGGCGTTTCGATGATCGAGGACGTCAGAGCGTCCGGTCCGTTCAGCGTCATCTCATGTAATCCGCAGGGCGATAAAGTCGCGCGGATGACGCCGGGTACAGCCGAAATCGAGGGTGGGCGTGTGATCTTGCCGCAAGACGCTCTTTGGTTGGCCGATTTCGAGAGAGAGTGCAGCGCCTTTCCATATGGCGTTCACGATGATCAGGTCGATAGTCTTTCGCAGTTTCTGGATTGGGCGAGAGCGCACTCACGCGACCATGTCAGTTTTAACACCCTCGAAAGGGCAATTCGGGAGCTTACTCCGCCGCCTTCGGGGAATATCGGTGGAAAGACGAATGCGGCGTTCTATAGGTCGTTGCAAGGGCCAAACTCCAGAAATCTGGGGCATATCGTCGATATCCCGAAGTTCAGATAG